The following coding sequences are from one Armatimonas rosea window:
- a CDS encoding DinB family protein — MDSIANTAQSHVRAASERVIHLMSFVPDDRLSWAPSPTSRSFLQVVAHIASTNRAFAQILSDEMPEEVPSPDDFFRVLRVAEERITTREDAIADFTESTEELRKAMSSLTAENIATDRRSPFGPMPAQAWLDIVQGHIEGHRGQLEFLQTLWGDLDQHRS; from the coding sequence ATGGACTCAATTGCTAATACGGCTCAAAGCCACGTTCGGGCCGCCAGCGAACGCGTGATTCACCTGATGTCTTTCGTCCCGGACGATCGGCTTAGCTGGGCACCTTCCCCAACCTCGCGGTCGTTTCTTCAGGTAGTCGCGCATATCGCTTCGACGAATCGGGCGTTTGCCCAGATCCTCTCAGACGAAATGCCCGAGGAGGTGCCTTCTCCGGACGATTTCTTCCGCGTTCTCCGCGTAGCGGAAGAGCGCATCACGACTCGAGAGGACGCGATCGCTGATTTCACGGAGTCCACTGAGGAACTGAGAAAGGCCATGTCTTCGCTAACGGCGGAGAACATCGCCACCGACCGGCGGAGTCCCTTCGGCCCGATGCCGGCGCAGGCCTGGCTCGACATCGTACAGGGTCATATTGAGGGGCACCGCGGCCAACTCGAATTCTTGCAAACGCTTTGGGGCGATCTGGATCAACACCGCTCGTAG
- a CDS encoding VOC family protein: MAKPAKNTICLWYDGDAQDAARFYAETFPDSAVSAVHRAPGDYPAGKQGDVLTVEFTVMGIPCLGLNGGPVFKHCEAFSFQVATADQEETDRYWNAIVGNGGQESACGWCKDKWGLSWQITPISLSEAVTDPDPAVAKRAFDAMMQMTKIDVATIEAARRG, translated from the coding sequence TTGTCTGTGGTATGACGGAGACGCCCAGGACGCGGCACGATTCTACGCAGAGACATTTCCCGACTCCGCCGTCAGTGCGGTGCATCGCGCTCCAGGAGACTATCCCGCGGGCAAGCAAGGCGATGTACTGACGGTCGAGTTCACCGTGATGGGGATTCCTTGCCTCGGGCTCAACGGTGGACCTGTGTTCAAGCACTGCGAAGCCTTCTCCTTCCAAGTCGCCACCGCCGACCAAGAGGAAACAGATCGCTACTGGAATGCGATTGTTGGCAATGGCGGCCAAGAGAGTGCCTGTGGCTGGTGTAAAGATAAATGGGGACTATCCTGGCAGATCACGCCGATCTCCCTATCCGAAGCGGTAACCGATCCCGATCCCGCTGTCGCCAAACGTGCCTTCGATGCGATGATGCAGATGACCAAAATTGATGTTGCGACCATCGAAGCGGCGCGACGCGGCTGA